The Streptomyces sp. NBC_01197 genome window below encodes:
- a CDS encoding TetR/AcrR family transcriptional regulator encodes MSRWEPGARERLVVAAVDLFTEQGYDGTTVAQIAERAGVTKSTFFRHFPDKRELLVAGQEALSRLLTEGIAEAPGNASPLGAVAAGLERASAAMGPMNRELAPRLKAAVAASAELQERDALKGVSLAAAMTTALVARGVPDPTAALAGELGVLAFKRGFAAWSDGDRDAKDELTGYTLAALDELRAASASLG; translated from the coding sequence ATGAGCCGATGGGAACCAGGGGCGCGCGAACGTCTCGTCGTGGCTGCTGTCGACCTGTTCACCGAGCAGGGGTACGACGGCACGACGGTCGCGCAGATCGCCGAGCGCGCCGGCGTCACCAAAAGCACTTTCTTCCGGCACTTCCCCGATAAGCGCGAACTGCTGGTGGCCGGGCAGGAGGCGCTGAGCCGGCTGCTGACCGAGGGGATAGCCGAGGCGCCCGGTAACGCGAGTCCGCTGGGGGCGGTCGCTGCCGGTCTTGAGCGAGCTTCGGCAGCGATGGGCCCCATGAACCGCGAGCTCGCCCCCCGGCTGAAGGCGGCCGTCGCCGCCAGCGCCGAACTCCAGGAGCGTGACGCCCTCAAGGGCGTCAGCCTCGCGGCCGCGATGACAACGGCTCTGGTCGCCCGCGGCGTACCCGATCCGACTGCGGCTCTCGCGGGTGAGCTGGGCGTCCTCGCCTTCAAACGAGGCTTCGCCGCATGGTCCGATGGCGACCGTGATGCCAAGGACGAGCTCACCGGATACACCCTGGCGGCCCTGGACGAACTGCGCGCGGCGAGCGCGTCGCTGGGCTGA